The following nucleotide sequence is from Trifolium pratense cultivar HEN17-A07 linkage group LG2, ARS_RC_1.1, whole genome shotgun sequence.
tctatcactaattaataattaataaatttttgtgaTGTATATCCCTTCCCAACGGACAGCATAATTGAACCATTTTCTAGCATCTTCACTAAATTCGACCGTTGCAATTTCATCTCCTCTCTAACACTCaccttatattattattactattatttattcattcattatCCATATAAATATCTATTAATTAAACCCTTTTCATGTTCATATTTCAATTCCCATTTCATCAAATTAGGGTTTTAGATACTAAAACCAAGTAATATagaatcatcattcatcatTGTGTGTGATGGAAAATATGCAGCAAACTCCTCAAAAATTTCCAATTGAAACTCCAACAATGGAGCTTGAATGCAAAACACCAACAACCCCTTCAATTCAGCATCATAAACCCTCCAATGAATTGCGTAAACCTGTTACCCCAGATCATCTTAAACTTCCCAAAGCATTCAAATATCCAGAAAGGTATGTTTTTTAggtatatatacaaaaaattaGTTTTGGGAATTTTGAAGAGAAACATGCAGAAGACTTAATAATTAGGTTAGTGGTGATATCTATCAATATTTGTTGGCTAATTGTTTTtctgtttcattcatttttttaggTATACAAGCCCAACAGATATGATGATGTCCCCAGTAACCAAAGGCCTACTTGCCAGAAATAAAAAGGGTGGTGCACTGATACCACCTGGAATTGGAGCTAGTAAATATCAACCAAAGGTATATTAGTAACATATGAGATTGTtaatttgcttttattttatgggAAAATTTTCGTATATCAGTAAATTTGTTGGTTTGTGTTAGTTCCGCGGGAGTGAACTATGAACCTCCTTTTTAGTATTCTCTCAGTGTCCCTTGGCTCACCAACCGAGTAATCTACTTGAGAcaaattgttaatttgttatgtAATTTTCAATGTGGAGTTATTCTTTCAGTGTCCCTCGGCTCACCAACCGCATAATCTACTTGAGACAAATCATTATGGGAAAAATTTAGTATATCAGTAAATTTGTTGTATAATTTTCAATGTAGAGTTATTTATAACTGGTAATTTATGTCAACTATTGCAGGTTCAAGAAATGTGCTTGCAGGATGTGAGTACTTTTCAAAACAAGCTTCCTATGATGATTGATGAGAAATTCAACTCAACTTGAGGAATTCAATGACATTTTGTTCTACATGATGAAAGTATGTGACAGTGGTTCTCAAAGGGAGTTAAAAGATGATGAAGTATCTTAAAGAACTATATGATGATGCTCTTCTGATTTTTGTTCCTAAATAGGCTTTTCTTAGCAATACTCTGATGTTAAAAAGTTTTGTACTTTGAGATTCTATAGATGTTTGATGAAACTTATGTAAGGATTCCAATaagatcattttattttaacctTCTATTGAAGTTGTTGATTCTTGTTTCTTTCAACCTGTTTTCTGATTTGGTATACTTTGGTAGATAGATTATGAAAAAGGTATATATGATTTGGAAAATGGTATATTTCTGCAAGGAAGTTCATACTTATTTTGTTATCCTTAGAGTATCATACTGTTGTTTTCTTAGTTATAAGTTGAGTTAGAGAAATGTTTTTCAAACAGATATTTGATACGATTTTATACGGTGAATAGATATATACTTCATACGGTGTCGAAATTTTGTGTTTGAAATTGAATATCATTTATCATTGCCCGTTGAGTTATAAAAGCTCTAAACTAGTTCATTATACATTACAATTAGGGTCATGTAataacatgtttggattgacttattttaacTTATCTAGTGACATAAATCACATGAGACAATTTGAGAGAACTtacgaaaacaacttataatgtgtttataagttgttttcaactttGTTACCATAAACTCTCCTGAATagttatatgaaaacaattttactttattttatcttttgctataaaaataatttatacataagcacttatatgataagcagAACCTAAATAACATGTTTGTATCAGTTACAAGAGAATGAAATGTTCTAATAAACACCAATGGTTCCTCAACTAAACTGAACATTACATTCACAAGTTGGCAAGACAAAAATGAAATGGTTGATGGAATAATCTGACTCTATATATTCACTCTAAACGAACTTCATACCATTGGACTGATCCaacttctccatcaatttcaaGTTCACAAAAGGACTTTGCTAAGAAAGAAACAGCATCATCAATGGTTTCATATCTTGCAAGATCAGGAGGAAGAGTCTTGCCAGGCCAATTTGTGAGCC
It contains:
- the LOC123908868 gene encoding uncharacterized protein LOC123908868; amino-acid sequence: MENMQQTPQKFPIETPTMELECKTPTTPSIQHHKPSNELRKPVTPDHLKLPKAFKYPERYTSPTDMMMSPVTKGLLARNKKGGALIPPGIGASKYQPKVQEMCLQDVSTFQNKLPMMIDEKFNST